One genomic segment of Methanothermobacter tenebrarum includes these proteins:
- a CDS encoding NAD(P)/FAD-dependent oxidoreductase — MKYDLIVVGGRVAGSISSFYASKEGLKVLMIEKNPEIGTPVQCAGGVSDTFFKSMKINPSPKFTCTRIRGACIHAPSGASFLTRDPIITGYIVERKVFDKHLAILSAEQGTDIMLNTTAKDLIIKDGKITGVIAKKDGQRFDIRSEIVIAADGIQSKIARKAGLDTRFKVDEICSCAQSEMVGVNVKNDIMEFYLGNKIAPGGYFWIFPKGEERANIGVGIRRKECNMKSAQYYLKKFTSKLNATEIEFNIGAVPIGGPVKRTYTDGLLVVGDAAGQVDPLTGGGIHIAAECAKIAAETASDAIEEGRTDAEFLKVYEKRWYKKVGANIKRSLKYRKILNKLTDEDLNNLVESLKGKELNLDSKIPLFRLVKDYPNILKLLKEIL; from the coding sequence GTGAAATATGATCTCATAGTAGTTGGGGGTAGAGTAGCCGGGTCCATATCTTCGTTTTACGCTTCAAAGGAGGGTCTCAAGGTTCTCATGATAGAAAAAAACCCTGAAATAGGCACGCCAGTACAATGTGCCGGGGGAGTTAGTGATACCTTCTTTAAATCCATGAAAATAAACCCATCACCAAAATTCACTTGTACTAGGATCAGAGGCGCATGTATCCATGCACCCTCTGGTGCAAGTTTCCTAACCAGAGACCCTATAATAACAGGTTATATTGTTGAAAGAAAAGTATTTGACAAACACCTTGCCATTTTATCAGCTGAACAAGGAACCGATATAATGCTCAATACCACAGCAAAAGATCTAATAATCAAAGATGGTAAAATTACTGGTGTGATAGCTAAAAAGGATGGTCAAAGGTTTGATATCCGTTCAGAGATCGTTATAGCTGCAGATGGGATCCAATCAAAAATTGCCAGAAAAGCCGGCCTCGATACAAGGTTTAAAGTGGATGAAATCTGCTCATGCGCCCAGTCAGAGATGGTAGGTGTTAACGTTAAAAATGATATAATGGAATTCTATCTCGGAAACAAAATAGCACCCGGCGGTTACTTTTGGATATTCCCAAAGGGCGAAGAAAGGGCGAACATTGGCGTGGGAATACGTAGAAAAGAATGTAATATGAAAAGCGCACAATATTATCTCAAAAAATTCACATCAAAATTGAATGCAACTGAAATAGAATTCAATATAGGAGCCGTGCCCATTGGAGGGCCTGTTAAAAGAACCTATACTGATGGTCTGCTCGTAGTAGGTGACGCCGCAGGACAAGTAGACCCATTAACCGGCGGAGGCATACACATAGCCGCAGAATGCGCGAAAATAGCTGCTGAAACCGCATCAGATGCCATAGAAGAAGGTAGAACTGATGCAGAGTTCCTAAAAGTGTATGAGAAAAGATGGTATAAAAAAGTTGGAGCCAATATTAAAAGATCCCTCAAGTATCGGAAAATACTTAATAAACTAACCGACGAAGATTTAAATAACCTGGTGGAATCACTAAAAGGAAAAGAATTAAATCTAGATTCCAAGATTCCACTTTTTAGACTCGTGAAAGATTACCCTAATATCCTCAAACTCCTCAAAGAAATACTATGA
- a CDS encoding 4Fe-4S binding protein, translating into MRLLDKCGCCGACVNVCPYDILEMEKIVIINGECRECGTCSIVCPVDAIQK; encoded by the coding sequence TTGAGGTTACTAGATAAATGTGGGTGTTGCGGCGCTTGTGTAAATGTATGCCCATATGACATCCTAGAAATGGAAAAGATCGTTATAATAAATGGGGAATGTAGGGAATGCGGTACTTGCAGTATAGTATGTCCAGTGGACGCCATACAAAAATAA